A window from Neoarius graeffei isolate fNeoGra1 chromosome 14, fNeoGra1.pri, whole genome shotgun sequence encodes these proteins:
- the LOC132897422 gene encoding zinc finger protein 501-like has protein sequence MNNSSSQVFTCTLCSLCYSVQIYLHKHMKRCHREEYVRLQKSGEMNHQKAKRRSSKQQTSSSPLGSKPSHGQKRKELHNCSKCGKNFKLKSYLKQHQLVHTGEKPQQCLQCGKSFTRLTHLRLHQRVHTGEKPYQCSQCGRSFTDHSAAQRHERTHTGEKPFHCSECGMNFTRQSNLQRHQRIHTGVKPYPCPHCGKSFTDQSMLRAHGRVHTGARPYPCLQCGLSFGHRGTLKQHQRVHTGEKPYPCSQCGKSFTQNGHLKRHMRIHTGEKPYPCSECGKSFAQKNHFERHKSIHKGEKPYRCLQCGKNFTQQTTLRLHSRTHTGEKPYRCSQCGKSFAHRSTFTIHRRTHTGERPYFCSHCSHTFISQGSLQRHQRVHTGEKPYQCSQCGESFTQSRHLQHHQLRHTADESQHRS, from the coding sequence ATGAATAACAGTTCATCGCAGGTCTTCACCTGCACCTTGTGTTCACTTTGCTATTCAGTTCAAATTTATCTCCACAAACACATGAAGAGATGCCACCGTGAGGAATATGTGAGACTGCAGAAATCAGGAGAAATGAATCATCAAAAGGCCAAAAGACGCTCCAGCAAACAGCAAACGTCCTCAAGTCCTCTGGGCTCTAAGCCCTCGCATGGACAGAAGCGGAAGGAACTCCATAACTGCTCAAAGTGTGGGAAAAATTTTAAGCTAAAAAGTTACCTGAAGCAGCACCAGCTCGTTCACACAGGGGAGAAACCACAGCAGTGCTTGCAGTGCGGTAAGAGTTTTACCCGACTGACTCATCTCCGACTCCACCAGCgcgtccacacaggagagaagccgtatcagtgcTCACAGTGCGGGAGGAGCTTCACGGATCATAGCGCCGCCCAGCGACACGAGCGCACACACACGGGAGAGAaaccgtttcactgctcagagtGCGGAATGAACTTTACTCGACAAAGTAATctgcaacgacaccagcgcattcacacggggGTGAAGCCGTATCCCTGCCCTCACtgcgggaagagttttactgaccaGTCCATGCTCCGGGCTCATGGGCGGGTTCACACAGGGGCGAGGCCGTATCCTTGCTTACAGTGCGGGTTGTctttcggtcatcggggtacgctCAAACAACACCAGCGCGTCCACACGGGGGAAAAGCCGTATCCCTGCTCGCAGTGCGGAAAGAGCTTCACCCAAAATGGCCATCTGAAACGACACATGCGCATCCACACGGGAGAGAAACCGTATCCGTGCTCGGAGTGTGGAAAGAGCTTCGCCCAGAAGAATCATTTTGAAAGACACAAGAGCATTCACAAAGGAGAAAAGCCGTATCGCTGCTTACAATGTGGAAAGAATTTTACTCAGCAGACGACTCTCCGGCTCCACAGCCGCACCCACACCGGGGAGAAGccgtatcgctgctcacagtgcgGGAAGAGCTTCGCTCACCGCAGCACTTTCACTATACACCGCCGCACTCACACGGGAGAGAGGCCGTATTTCTGCTCACACTGCAGTCACACTTTTATCAGCCAGGGTAGTCTTCAGCGCCACCAGCGTGTCCACAcgggagagaaaccgtatcagtgctcacagtgtggagAGAGCTTTACTCAGAGCCGCCATCTTCAACACCACCAGCTCCGTCACACAGCAGACGAATCACAGCACCGCTCATAA